A window of Oncorhynchus tshawytscha isolate Ot180627B linkage group LG10, Otsh_v2.0, whole genome shotgun sequence contains these coding sequences:
- the LOC112261039 gene encoding claudin-7-A-like has product MANSGIQLLGFALSLVGVIALIVGTILPQWKMSAYVGDNIITAVAMYQGLWMSCAFQSTGQLQCKIYDSILQLDGTLQATRALMIVGIIVSIAGLGVATMGMKCTTCGGNNKVWKSRTAMTGGVILLVGALCALVACSWFAHNLIRAFYNPYSPVNTKFEFGAAIFIAWGGSFLDLLGGAMLASSCPRSKKPVPKYPVMSGMSALSPSSSTKEYV; this is encoded by the exons ACTTTTAGGATTCGCCCTGTCACTCGTCGGTGTCATTGCACTTATCGTGGGGACCATTCTTCCACAGTGGAAGATGTCTGCGTACGTAGGAGACAACATCATAACGGCGGTTGCCATGTACCAAGGACTATGGATGTCATGCGCTTTTCAGAGCACAGGGCAGCTCCAATGTAAAATCTACGACTCGATCCTGCAGCTAGACG GCACTCTCCAGGCCACCCGTGCCCTGATGATTGTTGGCATCATCGTATCCATCGCTGGGCTGGGCGTGGCCACCATGGGCATGAAGTGTACCACTTGCGGAGGAAACAACAAAGTGTGGAAGTCTCGCACCGCCATGACTGGAGGCGTCATTCTACTGGTTggag CTCTGTGTGCATTAGTGGCCTGCTCGTGGTTCGCTCATAATCTCATCCGGGCCTTCTATAACCCGTATTCTCCTGTCAACACCAA GTTCGAGTTTGGGGCAGCCATCTTCATCGCCTGGGGGGGTTCTTTCCTGGACCTGCTGGGGGGAGCCATGCTGGCATCTTCCTGCCCCAGGAGTAAAAAGCCAGTGCCCAAATATCCTGTCATGAGTGGCATGAGTGCTCTCTCACCATCCAGCAGCACCAAGGAGTACGTGTGA